The DNA window ACGGTACCCATTAAAGTTATTCATAGCATCCGAAGTCTCTGATAATTGCTGACCCCAGACATAATGAGCGTCGACCTGACCAATCAAAGCAAAGTATTTCCCCAAACTGACAGATGGGCTGTACCAGATCCCGGCTTCATTCTGCTTGTATATTGTACGGTGATCTGAAACATTCTGAGCATAAGCATAATTAACTCCGATTACATCATTATTGTTGAAAAAATATCCTATGCCAATAGGAACACCCGCATTAGCACTTGTTCCTACAGAGCTGTTACTGCCTGAAGGCGCATTGGTTTTTGAATAATCAAAAGAGCCATACACCATAAATTGCCCTTTGGGTCCTTCTTCATCACTTTTTAATCTTTTCCCGCCCAGAAACTGTGCATGCATCTGAACAGACATAAAAGAAGTTCCAGCTATAGCTATTGACAGTGCTTTTTTATTAAAGTATTTCATCTGATCTTTAGATTTAATTGATATTCTTTGAAAGGCCCGGATTTTCACCGGGCTATATAAATGTCTTTCTTAGAACAGATAATACAACTGAGTTAAAGGAAGTTTTTCAGCAGGCTCACAAGTGATGTATTCACCATCAACAGTCACTTTATAATTTTCAGGATTCACTTCAATTAAAGGAGTTTTATCGTTGTGGATGAGGTCTGCTTTAGAGATGTTTCTACAGTTTTTTACCGGTAGGATCATCTTTTCCAGCTTAAATTCTGCTATAGAACCATTGTCTATAGAAACCTGAGAAACAAAAGTAGCACAGGTTCCGTATTTTGCTCTTCCATGCGCACCAAACATATTTCTGTAAATAACAGGCTGCGGTGTTGGAATAGAAGCGTTCGGATCACCCATTTTGCTGGCGATTACCATACCCCCTTTGTAGATCATTTCTGGTTTTACACCAAATAATGCAGGTCTCCAGATCACTAAATCTGCCAATTTCCCTTCTTCAATAGAACCTACATATTCCGAAATTCCGTGGGCAATAGCCGGGTTGATCGTATATTTTGCTACATATCGTTTAGCACGGTAGTTATCATGTCCGGAACCTTTATCCTCATCAAGCTGACCCCGTTGTTCTTTCATTTTACTGGCAGTCTGCCATGTTCTGGTAATGACTTCTCCGGGTCTTCCCATAGCCTGAGAATCCGAGCTCATAATACTGAACACCCCCATATCGTGAAGAATATCTTCAGCGGCAATCGTTTCGGGACGGATACGGGAATCTGCAAATGCAACATCTTCAGGAATATTTTTACTTAAATGATGACAAACCATCAGCATATCCAAATGCTCATCGATGGTATTAATGGTATAAGGACGTGTGGGGTTAGTAGATGCAGGCAGGACATTCGGATACATCGCGGCTTTAATGATATCCGGTGCATGTCCACCTCCCGCTCCTTCAGTATGGAAGGTGTGGATTACTCTTCCATTAATAGCACGCATCGTATCTTCAAGAAAACCTCCCTCATTCAAAGTATCAGTATGGATAGCCACCTGAACATCATATTTGTCTGCCACTTTTAATGCAGCATCAATCGTTGCTGGTGTTGCACCCCAGTCCTCATGAATTTTAACACCCAAGGCTCCTGCTTCAACCTGCTCTTCAATCGGTTCTTCAGCCGAACAGTTTCCTTTTCCAAAGAATCCAAGGTTCATAGGATATTCTTCAGCAGCCTCCAGCATTCTCTGGATATTGAATCTTCCTGGTGTAACCGTTGTCGCGTTGGTTCCGTCATTAGGACCTGTTCCACCACCAATCATAGTTGTAATCCCACTATATAAAGAAGTTTCAATCTGTTGTGGGCAGATGTAATGAATGTGAGTGTCAATTCCTCCTGCTGTTACAATATATCCTTTTCCACCATGTACCTCCGTAGAAGCTCCGATGATCATATTGGGAGCGACTCCATCCATCGTGTCAGGATTTCCTGCCTTTCCAATGCCTACAATTTTACCGTCTTTAATTCCAATATCAGCTTTTACAATTCCCCAGTGGTCGATGATCACAGCTCCCGTGATACAAAGATCCAGAACTCCTTCATCTCTTTTACGGGTTACATTTTGTCCCATTCCATCACGAACGGTTTTTCCGCCTCCGAAAACGGCTTCATCTCCATAATGGGTAAAGTCCTTTTCAATTTCAATGATCATCTCAGTATCTCCCAAGCGGATTCTATCTCCGGCGGTAGGACCTAATATATTGGCATATTGTTTTCTATCTACGTGTAAACTCATCTTACAGATTTTTAAAATTTAACTGAATCGCTTTTGTAAGGCTTTCCGCTTTCTGTTGTTCTGAATCTACGGATCCATCCACAAGATTATTGAAGCCCATTGCTTTTTTGCTTCCTCCTATTTCTACAAGCTCTACCTCTTTTTCTTCCCCCGGCTCAAAACGAACCGCTGTGCTTGCTACAATGTTCAGTCGCTTACCGAAAGCTTTTTCTCTATTAAAACTCATCGCGTTATTCACTTCAAAAAAATGAAAGTGAGAACCCACCTGAATAGGACGGTCTCCGGTATTTACAACCTTTAGTTTTACAGTTTCTCTGCCTTCATTGCAGATAATTGCACCTTCTTTTACAAAAATTTCTCCTGGTATCATACGTATGAATTAGCGGATTGGATTATGTACGGTTACGAGTTTTGTTCCATCGGGAAATGTCGCTTCTATCTGAACATCGTGGATCATTTCCGATACTCCAGGCATCACATCATCTTTGGTAAGAATTTGTGCACCTTCCTGCATCAGTTCAGCTACTTTTTTCCCATCCCTGGCTCCTTCCAACAGGAAATGGCCGATGATAGCAATAGATTCCGGGTAGTTAAGCTTAAGCCCTCTGGCTTTTCTTTTTAGAGCCAGCTCACCTGCCATGTATAGCATGAGTTTCTCTGTTTCTCTGGGTGTTAAATGCATTGTATGTTATTTAAAATTGAACATGCGATATCCTGTCTGCCTTTTAGAAAAGGCAAATCGAAATGCTTTTAGTATTAAAAAATTGAAAACGGATCTTATGAATCTGTATAGAAATACAGATCGTATAAGTATCGATTAATAAAAAGAAAAATTAGCAGATGTCTATCTGTAAAGAATGATATAGAATATATCTTGGTGTTGTAATGTACACAGGTTCATGAACAACCAGAGACTTTGTTTCATAAGAATAAGTACCAAAGAAAAGATTGATGCACTGTTGTACGATTGCTGAATAATCAAATTTCACTTTTTCCAGATCATTGAGATCAGGCTCATCCTGATTATCTAATAATGCATACCCTTCGTCTGGAGTTTGATGATCAGATTTCTGTGAAATTTTATTTTTTGAAATGGTATTAGAAGACGATTGAATCTCTCCTCTGTACCCATAAAAACAGGTGCACAAAGCCGTGAAGAAAACCACGATAGAGAATAGTACAATCTTTTTATTCATATCCATTATTGATGACGTAAAATTAGGCTAATGAAATCTCCTGCCCTATCAAAAAGATCATTTAAAATGTTCAAAATCGTGACAAATGGAAGTGATCTTTATTTTTAAATATCTTATAAGTCTTTTATAGATAGGGTTATCCTTTATTATAAAAATAGGACAACTTATATGAGATGATATTAATTACTATTCACATTAGATACATTCTCTCATTTAATTATAAAATCGAAATAAAAACAACCTAAACAATTTATTTTCATTCATGAATTAATGCAATTATTATAGAGTATATTAATGTAAATGATATTTTTTAAAAACTATGGTTTATTTTTTCTTTGCACGAATTATCGTAAATTTGTGGTACAGACTTAATTAAAAACAATTTAAATATATGTCAAAAGCAATTTCGCAAGTTCCACTTGCAGTGAATGAGCCCGTAAACTCTTATGTACCAGGTTCAGCTGAAGTAAAAAGCCTTATTGCCACATACAAAAAAATGTGGGCTGAAAAAATAGAAATCCCAATGGTCATTAACGGAAAGGAAGTAAAAACTGACGAAAAAGTTCAGCTTCAATCTCCTCAGGATCATGCTCATGATTTCGGATTTTACTACAAAGGAACAATGCAACATGTGGATGATGCGATCAATGCTGCATTAGCTGCTAAAAAAGAGTGGAATGAGCTTGGATGGGAACAGCGTGCTGCCATCTTCTTAAAAGCTGCTGATCTATTAGCAGGACCATACAGAGACGTGATCAATGCTGCAACAATGATCGGACAATCTAAAAACGTGCACCAGGCTGAAATTGATGCAGCTTGTGAGTTTATCGATTTCCTACGATTCAATGTTGAATTTATGACAGAAATGTATTCTGAGCAGCCAATTTCTGATAATGGAATTTGGAACCGCGTAGAATACAGACCATTGGAAGGGTTCTGTTTTGCAGTAACTCCATTTAATTTTACAGCGATTTCAGGAAACCTGCCAACTTGTATGGCAATGCTTGGAAACGTAGTGGTTTGGAAGCCTTCTGATAAACAGGTTTATTCTGCTAAAGTGATTATGGATGTATTAACTGAAGCGGGTCTTCCTGCAGGGGTTATCAATATGATCTTCACTGATGGAAAAGATACAGCTGAAAAAGTATTGGCACACCGTGATTTTGCAGGACTTCATTTTACAGGTTCTACAAAAGTATTCCAGGGAATGTGGAAAATGATCGGAGATAATATCCATAACTACAGAACCTATCCAAGAATAGTTGGAGAAACTGGTGGTAAGGACTTTGTTATTGCTCACCCTTCTGCTAATGTTGAAGCTGTAGCTACAGCTTTAGTAAGAGGAGCTTTCGAATATCAAGGTCAGAAATGTTCAGCTGCTTCGAGAGCATATGTTCCTAAATCTCTTTGGGAAGATGTGAAAAAAGTAATGGAAGCTCAGATGAGTACTATAAAAATCGGTTCCCCTGAAGATCCTTCTAACTTTATAAATGCAGTAATCGATAAAAATTCTTTTGAAAAATGCAAAGGATATATCGACAGAGCTCAAAACTCTAGTGAAGCTAAAATAGCAATTGGTGGGAAATGTGACGATTCTAAAGGTTGGTTTGTAAGCCCTACCGTTATTGAAACTACAAATCCTCAGTATGAGAGCATGATTGAAGAAATCTTCGGTCCTATCTTAAGTATTTATGTATATGAAGACAAAGACTGGAAAGAAACTTTACAATTAGTAGATTCTTCATCTCCTTATTCATTAACAGGTTCTGTTTTTGCACAAGATCGTTATGCTGTAAACGAGGCTTTCAAAGCATTGGAAAATGCTTCAGGAAATTTCTACATCAATGATAAGCCAACAGGTGCTGTAGTAGGACAACAACCTTTCGGTGGTGGTAGAGCATCAGGAACGAACGATAAGGCAGGTTCTAAAATGAATCTTCTAAGATGGACGTCTGTAAGAAGTATCAAGGAAACTTTTGTTTCTCCTAAAGATTACAAATATCCATATTTGGGATAAAATAATAAGTGATCATTGATCATTAACATAAGCCCCGGAATTTTACTTTCGGGGCTTTTTTGTGCTTGTCCTTTTGAAGAATATTCTTTTATGCTTTCGTAGATTTTGCGAATTAAGCTGATGTGTTTATTCTATCTGAGAAATCTCCATAATCTGCAAGAATGATAATCATTGATAGAAATTTAAATGGTATTATGTATATTTTGATTCTTACAGAATGACAAAGTTCGACATAATTTATAAAAACATGCTATAGATAAGAACGAAACCTATCATTGCAAGCCAAAAGAAATCTCTAACTATTTCTTGTTATGTAGCTTTTATTGTTGCTCGTAAGTTTCCGACACAATCAGCAGTCCTCTATTCTTCCATATACCAACTTTCCGTCCATTATTAACAAAATTTTAATCATTTTATTATTTTTTTAATAATTTATAAACCCAGTTAGGAACAATTCTTGAACTTTTACTAGTACACCAAAATAGGATAATATGAAAAAGTTAGTGTTATTAACCCTAGGTTTAGGGATATTTGCAGTGAGTTGCGGAACGAAGGAGCCACAGATGTCATCAGGAAATAAAGATTCTACAGCAGTAGATCAGTCCGTAAAAACGACAACACCATCTACTACTGATACAATGAAAACAAAGATGGCGACTCCTGATAGTATCAAGATGAAAACTGATACGGTTAAAGCTCCAGCTACTCGATAATCATTTTTAAACTAAATATGGAAAATCCGCAGTTGAAACGCTGCGGATTTTTTTGATATATGAAGGCTTTATAAAGGGGCTGATCTTTTTTATTTCATTAATAACATATTAATTTTAGTTTTCATGGTCATTAAATATGTATCAAAAATAAAGATCAGGAAAACAAAAAAATTGTAAAATTGTAAAGTAAGCTAAAGAAATAACCATTTCACTTTTCCTTCACTATAGACTTTAGCAAAAAAATTCTTGGGCGTTAAACCGGTTAATGATTTAAAATCTTTTATCAGATGAGATTGATCGTAAAACAAATGATCATAACTTAGTTCTGTGAGTGTTTTTTTATCTACACTCTGTATAAGTGTTTCACGAAAGCGTTGGATTTTTCTGAAATCTGAAGGGCTTTTACCTAAATGAATATCAAAAAGTTTATTGATCGTTTGCCTACTGGTTTTATACTGAGTGGCATGGCTTTCCAGCGATTTATCCAGATCTTTCATTACATCATCTACCAAATCAGTAAAAAAAGAATGATTAAAACCAACGTATTTAGACATCCAGAATTCTTCGATCATGTCGATTTGCTTTTCATTATTTTTCTCATTCAAAATAGAAATCATGGATTCCTTATAATCATCATAAGGTAAAAAAACTTGGGAAAAATCTTTGGTATATTCTTTAAGTGGTTTTATTAAAAAAGCATTAAGCCCTAACGGCTTAAAATAAAAAGTGATCTCATTGAAGTGACCTTGTATAGAGACTTTTATAGGTTTTTTGTAGTGACATATTAAATCGGATGAAAATCTACCATTATTAATTCCTATTGCTTTTATCTCATTTTCACCGAATTTCAATTCTATATTTTGTGATACAGATAATATACTATAATTATTTGGAAAAGTAAGATATTCTATATCCTTAGAACTGCGGTCTTTATTAAGGAAATAATATCCTTCCATGTAATTAGCCAGCGTTTTGTCCTTCGGCCTCATTAATTTCAGTTCCATTTTTTTTCAATATAATAATGTGATATACAATGAGTCTCAAAAATAGTTTAAAAATTACATGCTATTTTCTTTTTTTATAATTAATGCCCATTTAATTAAACTTGTCTAAAGTTTCCTGATTAGAATACAGTAAAAAGCGATGAGGTGATACATTGAAGTTCAATAAAATGGCACCATATTATCTAAAGGAAAGCCCAAAATACAAATGATCCTTCTCATTAATAATATTTTCAGCGAATTTAACCCTCTTTGATACAAAAAAGCTCAACGATTTCTAAAATCAGATAAAAAAATAATTTACCTATCCTACTAAGAAAATTGGGATATTTTTTTAAAATTAAAAAAAATCACCACTTATTGATTTATAATTTACAATATCAATCAATTATAAATTATAAATAAAAAAGCAGTTACAAATACCTTCTAATAACCATTATTTATAAATTTTGAATCTATTACTCATTATAATAATTCAACTACATTTGAATTATTATCACAAATATTTCTTGAAAAAAAACATGCTTTTTAAATTTAAAAATAACAAAACAATTAAAAAAATCAAAATGATGAAAATTAAAACTTGCACTCTGATTTTAGCTGCTTTCTCAACTTCATTATTTTCCCAAATAGGGATTAATACACCAACTCCAACAGCTTCTTTAGACATTAATGGAAACACAAAAATCCGAACGGTTCCACAGGTTCCCTCTATATCTGGCTATCAACTTTTAGCAATCAATCAAAGCACTAATGAGGTCTCAAAGATGGATCCATCGATAATCAATACGCTTGTCAATACAAATGCCACTGCTTATGCAGCAAAAAAAACTTCAGGTATCAGTCTTCTTAGTCTGGGATTATTTCCTGCTGGGTTTAGAGCGGTAAATTTTGTAACAACTGAAAGAACAGTTGGAAATATCGCTTTATTTTCTAATACTGACTATACATATACAGTACCATCAGCCGGAATTTACGCTATAGGCTACACCTTTCGCTATGGCACTGGATTGCAGGCATCTGTATTAGCTAATTCGCCTGGTATTGGCATATTGAAAACGACAGGTACAACAGTCACTCTTTTAGACACACGGGTTTTTAGTGGGATCAATCTACTTCTCCTTAGCTTAACAATATCCGAAAGTAATATTAATTCAGTATATCCTCTACAAGCTGGTGATAAGATCACTTTTGGACTTACAGGCTCATCTCTTTTAGATCTTGGGCTATTAGGCTCCAGCGCCTCTTCTTTTTACATTTATAAAATCTCCAATTAAGTAACATCAAATAATTGTGTATATAGTCTAATCCATCATACGAAAAATGTGATGGATTAATTTTTTCTGTATTTGACTAAACAAACTTAAAATAGCCTATTTTCTCATTATCATATTTAGTTACAGTTTTTCTATATCCTGTCTAACGCAGCTTTTTTTGAAAGAATGAATCTCCATTTGAAAAATGCCATATCATCATTTCTTTTACTTTAGATAAATTCAATATTAATATTTTTCTATATTTGATTGATACAAACATTAAAAGAATATACTATGAAAAAATTATGGATAGGAGCGGTTTTAGGTTTACTTTTTTTAGGTAGCTGTGCTCAGAACAAGGAAAAACGTGAAGAATTTAAAGATGAGCATGATAAAAATGCAATGCGAAATACGATGGGAGATTCTGCGGTAGCCAATTCAGATCAAGCTCCAGCCACAAAATCAGATACCGTAAAAATGAAATCAGATTCTACAAAAACAAAATAATAAAAGATCCGCGGAAATTCTGCGGATTTTCGCTTTCAGTGACGTGGTTAAAAAAATCAAATCATTAGTCAAATAGCTCAATCATTAGAAATAATTTTTAAAAATAAAAAAACATCGCAACTATTTTCACTTAAATGCGACTTACACATTAACATAATTATTACATTTGCAATCAATAAAAAAGTATTTATGAAAAAGTTAGCTATACTCTCTTCCATTTTTATCGGAATTGTCGCATTTGGACAAGGGATAAAATTTGAAGATACCAGCTTCGCAAGCGTTGTTGCCAAAGCGAAAAAAGAAAACAAACTTATTTTTATCGATGCCTATGCTTCTTGGTGTGGACCATGTAAACTAATGGTAAAAAATATCTTCCCATTAAAAGATGTTGGAGACTATTATAATGCTCATTTCATCAATGCAAAAATTGATATGGAAAAGGGTGAAGGGATCGATCTGGCTAAGAAATATAATGTAAAAGCTTTTCCAACCTATCTATTTATCAATGGAAATGGTGAAGAAGTACACAGAACTTTAGGATATGTAGAAGAGAAAGATTTTATTCAATTTGCTAAAGATGCTGAAGATCCTAACAAGAGATTGACTGCTTTAAAGCAAAAATTTGAAGGTGGAGAAAAAGATCCTGAATTTTTAAAGAATCTTGCAGGACTTACCATTTATAATGACAGCGAATTTGCTGGTAAAGTCTTAGACCGTTATTTCCAGGCAAAACCAACTTTGGACCAGGAAGATATTCAATTGTTACTTTCTGGAATTCAAAGTACGGATAGCCCTTTATATAAAATCTTTAAGGATAAAAAAGCTTCTATCATTGCTATCCTCCCTGTAGATAAGTATGATAAGATTGATAAAAACATCAAGCTAAACAGTATTCTGAAAAAATCTTATAATGCAGATACTAAAACCTGGGATGAGAAATACTTTTCAACTGAAACTCAAAAATTCATGAGTAAGGATGAAGCTGATAAAGTATTTAAAAAAGTAAAAGCGAGCAGGGCTTTAAAAAATAAAGACATTCCAACTTATGAGACGTTAACTTTAGAATTATACAAAGATTATTCTACTGCATCTTCTGAGGAGTTAAACTCTATTGCATGGGATTTCTTTGAAAATGTAACCACAAAATCATCTCTTGAAAAAGCTGTTCTTTGGGCTCAGGAATCTGTAAAGAAAAGTGAAAATTCTGCCAATACTGATACTCTAGCCAATCTTTATAACAAAATTGGTGATAAGAAAAATGCGAAACTTTGGGCTGAAAAAGCAATAGCACTTGCTAAAGCTTCAGGTGAGGATGCTTCAGACACTGAAAAATTACTAAAAAGTCTTTAATTAAACTTTTAATAAAACAAAAAACCGTAGAATTGCTCTACGGTTTTTTTATTTTTAATAATTAGTCATTAATATTGGAACAGCACACTTCCCCAGGTAAATCCACTTCCAAAAGCAGAAAGAAGAACCAAATCTCCTCTTTTGATCTTACCCAGCTCAATCGCTTCATTTAAAGCAATTGGAATAGATGCTGCGGTTGTATTTCCATATTTCTGGATATTGTTATGAATTTTCTCATCGGGCAGTCCAAATTTCTGCTGTACAAACTGTGCAATTCTTAAATTCGCCTGATGTGGAATAAACATATCAAGATCTTCAATTGTCTTTCCTGCTTTGTTTAATGCTTCCTGCATCGTTTCAGGAAATCTTGTTACCGCATGTTTAAATACAAAATTTCCATTCATAATTGGATACACTTCCTTGTTGGTGACATTTTCCGGTTCTTTTCTCATCCTGTCACTCCATCCGTATTTTGAACCTGGAAATTGTGTACACAATTCATCAGCATATTTCCCTTCAGAATGCATATTGAAAGCTAAAATATCTCCAGCATTCTCATCTTCAGTAGCAGAAAGTATAATAGCTCCTGCTCCATCTCCGAAGATCACAGAAACGCCTCTTCCTTCATCAGAAAAATCCAGTCCAAAAGAATGAACTTCAGCACCTACTACTAAAATATTTTTATAAGCTCCTGTTTTAATAAAAGCATTCGCAACGCTCATTGCATATACAAACCCTGAACATTGATTCCTTACATCAAGGGCACCAATGGTATCACAACCCAACATATCCTGAAGCAGTACCCCACAGCCTGGAAAATAGTAATCCGGAGAAAGAGTAGCAAAAACAATATAGTCTATATCCTTAGCCGTTAAACCAGCTTTTTCAAGCGCTTTTTCAGAAGCTTTGAAAGCTAAATA is part of the Chryseobacterium paludis genome and encodes:
- the ureC gene encoding urease subunit alpha encodes the protein MSLHVDRKQYANILGPTAGDRIRLGDTEMIIEIEKDFTHYGDEAVFGGGKTVRDGMGQNVTRKRDEGVLDLCITGAVIIDHWGIVKADIGIKDGKIVGIGKAGNPDTMDGVAPNMIIGASTEVHGGKGYIVTAGGIDTHIHYICPQQIETSLYSGITTMIGGGTGPNDGTNATTVTPGRFNIQRMLEAAEEYPMNLGFFGKGNCSAEEPIEEQVEAGALGVKIHEDWGATPATIDAALKVADKYDVQVAIHTDTLNEGGFLEDTMRAINGRVIHTFHTEGAGGGHAPDIIKAAMYPNVLPASTNPTRPYTINTIDEHLDMLMVCHHLSKNIPEDVAFADSRIRPETIAAEDILHDMGVFSIMSSDSQAMGRPGEVITRTWQTASKMKEQRGQLDEDKGSGHDNYRAKRYVAKYTINPAIAHGISEYVGSIEEGKLADLVIWRPALFGVKPEMIYKGGMVIASKMGDPNASIPTPQPVIYRNMFGAHGRAKYGTCATFVSQVSIDNGSIAEFKLEKMILPVKNCRNISKADLIHNDKTPLIEVNPENYKVTVDGEYITCEPAEKLPLTQLYYLF
- the ureB gene encoding urease subunit beta; this translates as MIPGEIFVKEGAIICNEGRETVKLKVVNTGDRPIQVGSHFHFFEVNNAMSFNREKAFGKRLNIVASTAVRFEPGEEKEVELVEIGGSKKAMGFNNLVDGSVDSEQQKAESLTKAIQLNFKNL
- the ureA gene encoding urease subunit gamma, whose protein sequence is MHLTPRETEKLMLYMAGELALKRKARGLKLNYPESIAIIGHFLLEGARDGKKVAELMQEGAQILTKDDVMPGVSEMIHDVQIEATFPDGTKLVTVHNPIR
- the pruA gene encoding L-glutamate gamma-semialdehyde dehydrogenase, encoding MSKAISQVPLAVNEPVNSYVPGSAEVKSLIATYKKMWAEKIEIPMVINGKEVKTDEKVQLQSPQDHAHDFGFYYKGTMQHVDDAINAALAAKKEWNELGWEQRAAIFLKAADLLAGPYRDVINAATMIGQSKNVHQAEIDAACEFIDFLRFNVEFMTEMYSEQPISDNGIWNRVEYRPLEGFCFAVTPFNFTAISGNLPTCMAMLGNVVVWKPSDKQVYSAKVIMDVLTEAGLPAGVINMIFTDGKDTAEKVLAHRDFAGLHFTGSTKVFQGMWKMIGDNIHNYRTYPRIVGETGGKDFVIAHPSANVEAVATALVRGAFEYQGQKCSAASRAYVPKSLWEDVKKVMEAQMSTIKIGSPEDPSNFINAVIDKNSFEKCKGYIDRAQNSSEAKIAIGGKCDDSKGWFVSPTVIETTNPQYESMIEEIFGPILSIYVYEDKDWKETLQLVDSSSPYSLTGSVFAQDRYAVNEAFKALENASGNFYINDKPTGAVVGQQPFGGGRASGTNDKAGSKMNLLRWTSVRSIKETFVSPKDYKYPYLG
- a CDS encoding cytochrome C551; its protein translation is MKKLVLLTLGLGIFAVSCGTKEPQMSSGNKDSTAVDQSVKTTTPSTTDTMKTKMATPDSIKMKTDTVKAPATR
- a CDS encoding helix-turn-helix domain-containing protein; amino-acid sequence: MELKLMRPKDKTLANYMEGYYFLNKDRSSKDIEYLTFPNNYSILSVSQNIELKFGENEIKAIGINNGRFSSDLICHYKKPIKVSIQGHFNEITFYFKPLGLNAFLIKPLKEYTKDFSQVFLPYDDYKESMISILNEKNNEKQIDMIEEFWMSKYVGFNHSFFTDLVDDVMKDLDKSLESHATQYKTSRQTINKLFDIHLGKSPSDFRKIQRFRETLIQSVDKKTLTELSYDHLFYDQSHLIKDFKSLTGLTPKNFFAKVYSEGKVKWLFL
- a CDS encoding thioredoxin family protein; this translates as MKKLAILSSIFIGIVAFGQGIKFEDTSFASVVAKAKKENKLIFIDAYASWCGPCKLMVKNIFPLKDVGDYYNAHFINAKIDMEKGEGIDLAKKYNVKAFPTYLFINGNGEEVHRTLGYVEEKDFIQFAKDAEDPNKRLTALKQKFEGGEKDPEFLKNLAGLTIYNDSEFAGKVLDRYFQAKPTLDQEDIQLLLSGIQSTDSPLYKIFKDKKASIIAILPVDKYDKIDKNIKLNSILKKSYNADTKTWDEKYFSTETQKFMSKDEADKVFKKVKASRALKNKDIPTYETLTLELYKDYSTASSEELNSIAWDFFENVTTKSSLEKAVLWAQESVKKSENSANTDTLANLYNKIGDKKNAKLWAEKAIALAKASGEDASDTEKLLKSL
- a CDS encoding 3-oxoacyl-ACP synthase III family protein, whose translation is MIKSTIKGIGFYVPDNVVTNDDLAKLMTTNDEWITERTGIKERRHRKNRNDSQETTAYLAFKASEKALEKAGLTAKDIDYIVFATLSPDYYFPGCGVLLQDMLGCDTIGALDVRNQCSGFVYAMSVANAFIKTGAYKNILVVGAEVHSFGLDFSDEGRGVSVIFGDGAGAIILSATEDENAGDILAFNMHSEGKYADELCTQFPGSKYGWSDRMRKEPENVTNKEVYPIMNGNFVFKHAVTRFPETMQEALNKAGKTIEDLDMFIPHQANLRIAQFVQQKFGLPDEKIHNNIQKYGNTTAASIPIALNEAIELGKIKRGDLVLLSAFGSGFTWGSVLFQY